In one Balaenoptera ricei isolate mBalRic1 chromosome 20, mBalRic1.hap2, whole genome shotgun sequence genomic region, the following are encoded:
- the LOC132355883 gene encoding RAD52 motif-containing protein 1-like, which translates to MVELVPFVVPIMGDKTLPEWELSSGPTAEALQHTLFTVFSQFGLLYSVRIFPNAAVAGPVFYAIIKVYSARDAHRAQKACDQEQLFQIFPVKVRLGTRHKAVRHNTLALNSSRCQELANYYFGFNGWSKRIIRLQDLSNLEERENEDIVTPLQKQSLKLFCAFEVALPSHECRSPAAGMAEEPLDKLEEGLLSFLMKRKVAQKLAIQKAMTDAFRKLLIVVLGLFRFQSREVLRVLRIFL; encoded by the exons ATGGTGGAGTTGGTACCTTTTGTGGTTCCCATCATGGGTGACAAAACCTTGCCGGAGTGGGAGCTGAGCTCTGGACCCACGGCCGAGGCCTTGCAA CATACTCTGTTCACAGTCTTCTCCCAGTTTGGCCTTCTGTATTCGGTCCGCATCTTCCCAAATGCAGCAGTGGCCGGTCCTGTGTTCTATGCCATCATCAAGGTTTATTCAGCAAGGGATGCCCACAGAGCCCAAAAGGCATGCGACCAGGAGCAGctttttcagatatttccagTGAAG GTTCGTCTCGGCACCAGACATAAGGCGGTTCGACATAATACGCTAGCCCTAAACAGCTCCAGGTGCCAAGAATTGGCAAATTACTACTTTGGTTTCAATGggtggtcaaaaaggatcatCAGG CTTCAGGATCTTTCTAAccttgaagaaagggaaaatgaagatATTGTGACACCACTTCAGAAGCAAAGCCTGAAGCTCTTCTGTGCTTTCGAGGTGGCGTTGCCCTCCCACGAGTGCAGGAGTCCTGCAGCTGGCATGGCTGAGGAACCTTTGGATAAGTTGGAGGAAG GGTTGTTATCATTCCTTATGAAAAGGAAGGTAGCCCAGAAGCTTGCTATTCAGAAGGCTATGACAGATGCATTCCGGAAACTGCTGATTGTGGTTTTAg GTCTCTTTCGGTTCCAATCAAGAGAAGtcttgagagttctgagaatatttctttga